One stretch of Prunus persica cultivar Lovell chromosome G1, Prunus_persica_NCBIv2, whole genome shotgun sequence DNA includes these proteins:
- the LOC18792652 gene encoding uncharacterized protein LOC18792652, with translation MQEFKQTHRPIPLDCIHPRWRKLDFLEPRPIATPNNPPENAQLELFVKWFQSCSSETKRHVSMKLQEIMNPASTTLTQPQLKIKTKGRPKVDTSTRRLPSAFEVVLFGQDSAHSIDKVVTRPPRKKPKTIPQKLSVFNSQTQPLPYVNPKKQPLKLPAYRPKPIVDDSCLTPEFNKWFPKHMLIHIRGAQDVKSDGNCGFRAIGSLMGFGDNAWCKVRRDLLKELRKESVIYELILNVHQSLTFFPDETAPLDFIYHREISIGFVNHNHWIKVYLEGQHPMPPVDECWLRCAIITASDWLTPYQDRIGQFRYEASVTDPYDNDPIFIE, from the exons ATGCAAGAGTTCAAACAGACTCATAGGCCCATTCCACTTGATTGTATTCATCCTCGTTGGAGGAAGCTAGATTTTTTGGAGCCCCGACCTATTGCTACACCGAACAATCCTCCAGAAAATGCACAGTTAGAATTATTTGTGAAGTGGTTTCAAAGTTGTAGTTCTGAGACAAAGAGACATGTTAGTATGAAGTTACAAGAGATCATGAATCCCGCATCTACCACGCTTACACAACCCCAGCTGaagattaaaacaaaaggtCGTCCAAAAGTTGACACATCTACTCGACGTTTGCCTTCTGCTTTTGAGGTTGTCTTATTTGGTCAAGATAGTGCACACTcgattgacaaagttgttacAAGACCGCCACGTAAGAAGCCAAAGACCATACCCCAAAAGCTTTCAGTATTCAATAGTCAGACACAACCATTGCCATATGTGAATCCAAAGAAGCAGCCTTTGAAGCTACCT GCCTATAGGCCTAAACCCATTGTAGATGACTCTTGCTTAACACCAGAGTTTAACAAGTGGTTTCCTAAACATATGTTGATACATATTAGAGGGGCACAAGATGTTAAGAGTGATGGTAATTGTGGTTTTAGAGCCATTGGATCATTGATGGGATTTGGTGACAATGCTTGGTGCAAAGTACGCAGAGACTTGTTGAAGGAGTTGAGGAAGGAATCTGTCATATACGAGTTAATATTAAATG TGCATCAGTCACTTACATTTTTTCCAGATGAGACTGCTCCATTGGATTTTATCTATCACCGTGAGATTTCGATTGGATTTGTTAACCACAATCACTGGATTAAG gtTTATTTGGAAGGTCAACACCCTATGCCACCAGTTGATGAGTGTTGGTTGAGATGTGCAATCATAACTGCATCAGATTGGCTTACGCCATATCAGGATCGTATAGGTCAATTTAGATATGAAGCTAGTGTAACAGACCCTTATGATAATGACCCTATATTTATTGAGTAG